One window of Triticum dicoccoides isolate Atlit2015 ecotype Zavitan chromosome 5A, WEW_v2.0, whole genome shotgun sequence genomic DNA carries:
- the LOC119303255 gene encoding zinc finger protein 1-like — translation MSSSAMEALHALIPEQQQRDGEMAAAALSGATSGEESGHVLQGWAKRKRSRRQRSEEENLALCLLMLSRGGKQRVQAPQPESFSAPVPAEFKCSVCGKSFSSYQALGGHKTSHRVKQPSPPADAAAAPLVALPAVAAVLPSAEPATSSTAASSDGTTNRVHRCSICQKEFPTGQALGGHKRKHYDGGVGSVAPSSTELLAAAAAESEVGSTGNGSSAARAFDLNIPAVPEFVWRPCAKGKMWEDEEEVQSPLAFKKPRLLTA, via the coding sequence ATGTCGTCGTCGGCCATGGAAGCGCTCCACGCCCTGAtcccggagcagcagcagcgcgacgGGGAGATGGCGGCCGCGGCGCTCAGCGGCGCCACCAGCGGCGAGGAGAGCGGCCACGTGCTGCAGGGCTGGGCCAAGAGGAAGCGATCGCGCCGCCAGCGCTCCGAGGAGGAGAACCTCGCGCTCTGCCTCCTCATGCTCTCCCGCGGCGGCAAGCAGCGTGTTCAGGCGCCGCAGCCGGAGTCGTTCTCTGCGCCGGTGCCTGCCGAGTTCAAGTGCTCCGTGTGCGGCAAGTCCTTCAGCTCCTACCAGGCGCTGGGTGGCCACAAGACGAGCCACCGGGTGAAGCAGCCGTCTCCTCCCGCTGATGCCGCCGCCGCTCCACTCGTGGCCCTCCCGGCCGTCGCCGCCGTCCTGCCGTCCGCCGAGCCGGCCACGTCGTCCACCGCCGCGTCCTCCGACGGCACGACCAACAGGGTCCACAGGTGCTCCATCTGCCAAAAGGAGTTCCCCACCGGGCAGGCGCTGGGCGGGCACAAGAGGAAGCACTACGACGGAGGCGTGGGCAGCGTCGCCCCCTCGTCCACCGAGCTTCTGGCCGCCGCGGCCGCCGAGTCCGAGGTGGGGAGCACCGGCAACGGGAGCTCCGCCGCCCGGGCCTTCGACCTGAACATCCCGGCCGTGCCGGAGTTCGTGTGGAGGCCGTGCGCCAAGGGCAAGATgtgggaggacgaggaggaggtgcAGAGCCCCCTCGCCTTCAAGAAGCCCCGGCTTCTCACCGCCTGA